In Streptomyces sp. NBC_00433, a single genomic region encodes these proteins:
- a CDS encoding phosphatase PAP2 family protein, with protein sequence MAYPWKSWDAALFAEVAGRHWPGAEPVLPRLSRAANHGRLWCAVAAGIAVAGGRDGRRAALRGMGSLALASLTVNTVGKGTVRRTRPLLDAVPVIRRLHRQPVTSSFPSGHSASAAAFAVGVAIESAGWGAAVAPLAASVAFSRIYTGVHYPSDVLVGCALGVGAALTVRALLPPAPGVPRSGPAAPTPSLPEGRGLQVVVNAASGPPPLLTPPEVRIAAALPMADVTECTEDDDLAELLEKAARTAVEVGGALGVCGGDGTVRLAAAIAMRHRLPLAVFPGGTRNHFALDLGFSTVEDTARAVLDRRAAGVDVARVTGLDTPDGVAEPFLNTFSIGSYPDLVRVRERWSRRVGSWPASMLAAVHVLRTCEPVDIEINGRPRSVWLLFAGNCRYSSVGLAPVRRRDLADGRLDVRIVDGGPFARTRLLGAALTGVLTRSPVYETAEVPRLRVRVPGAGVHLACDGEVAPAPRELLLDKAPGGLVVYRGPR encoded by the coding sequence ATGGCATACCCCTGGAAGAGCTGGGACGCGGCGCTGTTCGCCGAGGTGGCAGGTCGGCATTGGCCGGGCGCGGAGCCCGTGCTGCCACGGTTGAGCCGGGCGGCGAACCACGGGCGGCTGTGGTGCGCGGTCGCGGCCGGCATCGCGGTGGCGGGCGGCAGGGACGGGCGGCGGGCCGCGCTGCGCGGCATGGGCTCGCTGGCGCTGGCGTCGCTGACGGTCAACACGGTCGGCAAGGGCACGGTCCGCCGGACCAGGCCGCTGCTGGACGCCGTCCCGGTGATAAGGCGGCTGCACCGGCAGCCGGTCACCTCGTCCTTCCCCTCCGGGCACTCCGCGTCCGCGGCGGCCTTCGCCGTGGGTGTGGCCATCGAGTCGGCGGGCTGGGGCGCGGCGGTGGCACCGCTGGCGGCGAGCGTGGCCTTCTCCCGGATCTACACGGGCGTGCACTACCCGAGCGATGTGCTGGTGGGCTGCGCGCTGGGGGTGGGCGCGGCCCTGACGGTACGGGCGCTGCTGCCTCCCGCGCCGGGTGTTCCGCGGTCGGGTCCGGCGGCGCCGACGCCGTCGCTGCCGGAGGGGCGCGGGCTCCAGGTGGTGGTGAACGCCGCCTCGGGGCCGCCGCCGCTGCTGACCCCGCCGGAGGTGCGGATCGCCGCGGCGCTGCCGATGGCCGACGTCACCGAGTGCACGGAGGACGACGACCTGGCGGAGCTGCTGGAGAAGGCGGCGCGCACCGCGGTCGAGGTCGGCGGCGCGCTGGGGGTGTGCGGCGGCGACGGGACCGTACGGCTCGCGGCGGCGATCGCGATGCGGCACCGGCTGCCGCTGGCGGTCTTCCCCGGCGGGACGCGCAACCACTTCGCGCTCGACCTGGGCTTCAGCACCGTCGAGGACACCGCGCGGGCGGTGCTCGACCGGCGGGCGGCGGGAGTGGACGTGGCCCGCGTCACCGGTCTCGACACGCCGGACGGGGTGGCCGAGCCCTTCCTCAACACTTTCAGCATCGGCTCCTACCCGGACCTGGTGCGGGTGCGGGAGCGCTGGTCGCGGCGGGTCGGGTCGTGGCCGGCGAGCATGCTGGCGGCGGTGCACGTGCTGCGGACGTGTGAGCCGGTGGACATCGAGATCAACGGCAGGCCGCGCTCGGTGTGGCTGCTCTTCGCGGGGAACTGCCGCTATTCGAGTGTCGGCCTGGCGCCGGTGCGGCGGCGCGACCTGGCCGACGGGCGGCTCGACGTGCGGATCGTGGACGGCGGCCCCTTCGCCAGGACCCGGCTGCTGGGCGCGGCCCTGACCGGGGTGCTGACCAGGTCCCCGGTCTACGAGACGGCGGAGGTGCCACGGCTGCGGGTACGCGTGCCGGGCGCGGGCGTCCACCTGGCCTGCGACGGCGAGGTGGCGCCCGCGCCACGGGAACTGCTGCTCGACAAGGCGCCCGGCGGCCTTGTGGTCTACCGCGGACCGCGCTGA
- a CDS encoding GNAT family N-acetyltransferase, which translates to MVAEHPAPTVLEGRRVRLEPLDPAAHAAALFAAGGGDEEVWRWLPVEPPRSRDEIRELAGRVVTGAEESGGLAFAVVDRAGGQAVGWTTYCDVSAVDERLEIGWTWYGRAYWRTAVNTEAKLLLMGHAFDELGFGRICWKTDLLNTRSQQAIARLGAVREGVWRRHRLRSDGVTWRDSVFFSMLADEWPDARQRLRARLAD; encoded by the coding sequence ATGGTCGCCGAGCACCCCGCACCCACTGTCCTCGAAGGCCGCCGTGTCCGGCTGGAGCCGCTGGATCCGGCCGCGCACGCCGCCGCGCTGTTCGCCGCGGGCGGCGGTGACGAGGAGGTGTGGCGCTGGCTGCCGGTGGAGCCGCCGCGCAGCCGGGACGAGATACGCGAGCTGGCCGGCCGGGTCGTCACCGGCGCCGAGGAATCGGGCGGGCTCGCCTTCGCGGTGGTCGACCGGGCCGGCGGGCAGGCGGTCGGCTGGACCACCTACTGCGACGTGAGCGCCGTCGACGAGCGGCTGGAGATCGGCTGGACCTGGTACGGACGGGCGTACTGGCGCACCGCGGTCAACACCGAGGCGAAGCTGCTGCTGATGGGCCACGCCTTCGACGAGCTGGGCTTCGGCCGGATCTGCTGGAAGACCGACCTGCTCAACACCCGCTCGCAGCAGGCCATCGCCCGGCTCGGGGCGGTCCGGGAGGGGGTGTGGCGGCGGCACCGGCTGCGGTCGGACGGGGTGACATGGCGGGACAGCGTCTTCTTCTCGATGCTGGCCGACGAGTGGCCGGACGCGCGGCAGCGGCTGCGCGCCCGGCTGGCGGACTGA
- a CDS encoding RNA ligase (ATP), which produces MSTLRVTAEQLTIVEHPNADALELAQVGLYRAVVAKGAFRTGEFAVYIPEQAVLPDPLIDELGLTGRLAGSAANRVRAVRLRGELSQGIVCRPAVLDGTDLASAAAADEDFAERLGITKWVPPVPVSMSGDVESAPDLLPWIDIENLKRHPDIFAPGDLVTVTEKLHGTACCLTYHADTGAIHVTSKGLGSQRLALVESPGNLYWRAVRGYGLPQLAADLAGKLGATRVGIYGEVYGGGVQDLGYGVDARRELPGYAAFDVCAEIGGRIGWLDPADLPVGDLPLVPRLYHGPFDLDRILELAQGRETVSGRGEHIREGVVVRTADDTYSPVIGSRAVAKVVGDAYLTRKGGTEYE; this is translated from the coding sequence ATGTCCACACTGCGGGTGACCGCCGAGCAGCTGACCATCGTGGAGCACCCCAACGCCGATGCGCTGGAGCTGGCGCAGGTCGGCCTGTATCGCGCGGTGGTCGCCAAGGGCGCCTTCCGCACGGGGGAGTTCGCGGTGTACATCCCCGAACAGGCGGTGCTGCCCGACCCGTTGATCGACGAGCTGGGCCTGACCGGACGGCTCGCGGGCAGCGCGGCCAACCGCGTGCGGGCGGTGCGGCTGCGCGGGGAGCTGTCCCAGGGCATCGTGTGCCGCCCCGCCGTGCTCGACGGCACCGACCTGGCGAGCGCCGCGGCCGCCGACGAGGACTTCGCCGAGCGCCTCGGCATCACCAAATGGGTGCCGCCGGTGCCGGTCTCGATGAGCGGCGACGTGGAGTCCGCCCCCGACCTGCTGCCGTGGATCGACATCGAGAACCTCAAGCGCCACCCGGACATCTTCGCGCCCGGCGACCTGGTCACCGTCACCGAGAAGCTGCACGGCACCGCCTGCTGCCTGACCTACCACGCCGACACCGGCGCGATCCACGTCACGTCCAAGGGCCTGGGCTCGCAGCGGCTGGCCCTCGTCGAGTCACCCGGCAATCTCTACTGGCGTGCGGTGCGCGGCTACGGTCTGCCGCAGCTCGCCGCGGACCTGGCCGGAAAGCTCGGCGCGACCAGGGTCGGCATCTACGGCGAGGTCTACGGCGGCGGTGTGCAGGACCTCGGCTACGGCGTCGACGCCCGCCGCGAGCTGCCCGGCTACGCCGCCTTCGACGTGTGCGCGGAGATCGGCGGCCGGATCGGCTGGCTCGACCCGGCCGACCTGCCGGTCGGCGACCTGCCGCTGGTGCCGCGCCTCTACCACGGTCCCTTCGACCTGGACCGGATACTCGAGCTGGCCCAGGGCCGCGAGACGGTCTCCGGCCGGGGCGAGCACATCCGCGAGGGTGTCGTCGTCCGCACCGCCGACGACACCTACAGCCCGGTCATCGGCAGCCGGGCCGTCGCCAAGGTCGTCGGCGACGCGTATCTGACCCGCAAGGGCGGCACCGAATACGAGTGA
- a CDS encoding SseB family protein: MTDDISPNGALPPAQRALHEIANGSENVIALSTLAVSEVLLPVPAVDDYPEGVDGSEPPPEIQLPVFEQEDGRQLVPVFTSETRMAEALPTTRRYRLVQLAALSGAWPSDELILSIDTGNEDSLSISGEGVRALAGLVGGTD, encoded by the coding sequence ATGACCGACGACATCAGCCCCAACGGCGCACTGCCCCCCGCGCAGCGCGCGCTGCACGAGATAGCGAACGGCAGCGAGAACGTCATCGCGCTCAGCACCCTCGCGGTCAGCGAGGTGCTGCTGCCGGTGCCCGCAGTCGACGACTACCCGGAAGGCGTGGACGGCTCCGAGCCGCCCCCGGAGATCCAGCTGCCGGTCTTCGAGCAGGAGGACGGCAGGCAGCTGGTGCCGGTGTTCACCTCCGAGACGCGGATGGCGGAGGCCCTGCCGACGACCCGCCGCTACCGGCTGGTGCAGCTGGCCGCGCTCAGCGGCGCCTGGCCGTCCGACGAGCTGATCCTCTCCATCGACACCGGCAACGAGGACTCGCTCAGCATCTCCGGCGAAGGCGTACGCGCCCTGGCCGGCCTGGTCGGCGGCACCGACTGA
- a CDS encoding DUF5107 domain-containing protein, with the protein MATTVRSTKVSIPAAPLGPENPLPALRPQGELHRLDAADLGGLPADMVRQIGYAPLRTVLPVRLLDGYGRDREPAALDALVIENSRLRATVLPGLGGRLYSLFHKPTGRELLYRNPVFQPADFALAGAWFSGGVEWNLGATGHAAHTCAPLHAGRVPAPDGGEMLRLWEWERLRDLAFQIDLWLPEDSDFLYVGIRVRNPHDRTVPAYWWSNTAVPETDGTRVLAPAEAAWHFGHQRALRQVGLPVPAAGGPDVSYPAGSRHPADYFLDVRGDDRRWITALDCEGHGLVQTSTDLLRGRKIFWWGRGSGGRRWQEWLTEPGTGGYLEIQAGLARTQFEHIPMPADTDLSWLEAYGPLSADPELVHSEDWSAARAEAAARLEAALPRAAVDTAYADWLAQADAEPKDILATGSGWGALEAERGHLRLPGTPFEATTLGDPQKPWLELLLAGVFPRPAAGAPPGPCLVSPQWRELLEAADTYPGNEWFLDYYLGIAQWAADDRAQAVRSWERSLAAHPSPWCHRALAVADSVAGRTGQAAEHYVAAWEGFQATAGEYGPQARTVQRALLVEAVPVLLAAGRADEAERLLAAPLDDGRVRLLRARTALAQGDAAAARALLDAGIVVADLREGAEELSETWHAVAERLVAGDGEITDAVRAAARAEHPLPARYDFLMRPDTIGPAD; encoded by the coding sequence TTGGCTACGACCGTGCGCAGTACGAAGGTGAGCATCCCGGCCGCCCCGCTCGGACCGGAGAATCCGCTGCCCGCGCTGCGCCCGCAGGGCGAACTGCACCGGCTCGACGCGGCCGACCTCGGAGGGCTGCCCGCCGACATGGTGCGGCAGATCGGGTACGCACCCCTGCGGACGGTCCTCCCGGTGCGGCTGCTCGACGGCTACGGGCGGGACCGCGAGCCGGCCGCGCTGGACGCCCTGGTGATCGAGAACAGCCGGCTGCGCGCCACCGTGCTGCCGGGCCTCGGCGGGCGGCTGTATTCGCTCTTCCACAAGCCGACCGGGCGGGAACTGCTCTACCGCAACCCGGTGTTCCAGCCCGCGGACTTCGCGCTGGCCGGCGCCTGGTTCTCCGGCGGCGTCGAGTGGAATCTCGGCGCCACCGGGCATGCCGCGCACACCTGCGCCCCGCTGCACGCCGGCCGGGTGCCGGCGCCCGACGGCGGCGAGATGCTCCGGCTGTGGGAATGGGAGCGGCTGCGCGACCTGGCCTTTCAGATCGACCTGTGGCTCCCGGAGGACTCCGACTTCCTCTACGTCGGCATCCGGGTCCGCAATCCGCACGACCGCACCGTCCCCGCCTACTGGTGGTCCAACACCGCCGTCCCCGAGACCGACGGGACCCGTGTGCTGGCGCCGGCGGAGGCGGCCTGGCACTTCGGGCACCAGCGCGCACTGCGCCAGGTCGGGCTGCCGGTCCCGGCGGCCGGCGGTCCCGATGTCAGCTACCCGGCCGGGTCGCGGCACCCCGCCGACTACTTCCTCGACGTCCGCGGCGACGACCGCCGCTGGATCACCGCACTGGACTGCGAGGGCCACGGCCTGGTCCAGACGTCCACCGACCTGCTGCGCGGGCGGAAGATCTTCTGGTGGGGCCGGGGCAGCGGCGGCCGGCGCTGGCAGGAGTGGCTCACCGAGCCGGGCACCGGCGGCTATCTGGAGATCCAGGCGGGCCTGGCCCGCACCCAGTTCGAGCACATCCCGATGCCCGCGGACACCGACCTGTCCTGGCTGGAGGCCTACGGCCCGCTCAGCGCCGACCCGGAGCTGGTGCACTCCGAGGACTGGTCCGCGGCCCGCGCCGAGGCCGCCGCCCGGCTGGAGGCGGCGCTGCCGCGCGCGGCCGTCGACACCGCCTATGCCGACTGGCTCGCGCAGGCCGACGCCGAGCCCAAGGACATCCTGGCCACCGGCTCCGGCTGGGGCGCACTGGAGGCCGAGCGCGGCCACCTCCGGCTGCCGGGCACCCCCTTCGAGGCGACCACCCTCGGCGACCCGCAGAAGCCCTGGCTGGAGCTGCTGCTGGCCGGCGTCTTCCCCCGGCCGGCAGCGGGCGCCCCGCCCGGCCCGTGCCTGGTGTCCCCGCAGTGGCGCGAACTGCTGGAGGCCGCCGACACCTACCCGGGCAACGAGTGGTTCCTCGACTACTACCTCGGCATCGCCCAGTGGGCCGCCGACGACCGGGCGCAGGCAGTGCGCAGCTGGGAGCGTTCGCTCGCCGCCCACCCCTCGCCCTGGTGCCACCGCGCGCTGGCCGTCGCCGACAGCGTCGCGGGCAGGACCGGGCAGGCAGCCGAGCACTATGTCGCCGCCTGGGAGGGCTTCCAGGCCACCGCGGGGGAGTACGGGCCGCAGGCGCGGACCGTCCAGCGCGCGCTGCTGGTCGAGGCGGTGCCCGTGCTGCTGGCCGCGGGCCGTGCCGACGAGGCCGAGCGCCTGCTCGCCGCACCGCTGGACGACGGACGCGTCAGGCTGCTGCGCGCCCGTACGGCACTGGCGCAAGGGGACGCGGCCGCCGCCCGCGCCCTGCTGGACGCCGGGATCGTCGTCGCCGACCTGCGAGAGGGGGCCGAGGAGCTGAGCGAGACCTGGCATGCCGTGGCCGAGCGCCTGGTGGCCGGCGACGGCGAGATCACCGACGCGGTGCGGGCCGCGGCCAGAGCCGAGCACCCGCTGCCCGCCCGCTACGACTTCCTGATGCGGCCCGACACCATAGGTCCCGCCGACTGA